A region from the Nematostella vectensis chromosome 13, jaNemVect1.1, whole genome shotgun sequence genome encodes:
- the LOC116601584 gene encoding uncharacterized protein LOC116601584 — protein sequence MAGPPNSSVCSLNLATALRVCSELGLPLHPGKCEGPSTILTVLGIQIDTVNRIAKLPEEKLADIRGLLERWSSLKCCAASVTANIQFASTQSFDLTSSGGDFIASWNGVSFWLYPGMAATPTTVVTSDAAGAIGYGAFHRSRWFNGVWTEPQKLESIPYKELFPIVVAAHVWGHSWRKQHVMFRTYNEAVVLILTSRTFRIPSIMHLLRSLLLVAARQGFSFSAAHVPGVENSVADALSRFNYQAFLTLAPWAAPSPTSIPQAVLVELTQPTSKPDVGSCYYKA from the exons ATGGCGGGTCCCCCCAACTCTTCAGTGTGTAGCCTCAATTTAGCTACGGCTCTAAGGGTGTGCAGCGAGCTAGGCTTGCCCTTGCACCCCGGGAAATGCGAGGGCCCCTCTACCATTCTCACTGTACTCGGTATCCAGATCGACACCGTCAATAGGATCGCTAAGCTCCCGGAGGAAAAACTCGCCGATATTCGTGGTCTTCTGGAGCGATGGTCATCGCTTAAATG CTGCGCTGCTTCCGTCACCGCCAACATCCAATTCGCATCTACTCAGAGCTTCGACTTGACCTCCAGTGGTGGAGACTTCATCGCCTCGTGGAACGGCGTGTCCTTCTGGCTGTACCCGGGGATGGCAGCCACACCAACGACAGTGGTTACATCTGACGCGGCGGGCGCCATAGGCTACGGGGCCTTTCACCGCAGCAGGTGGTTCAACGGCGTGTGGACGGAGCCTCAAAAGCTCGAATCTATCCCGTATAAGGAGCTCTTCCCCATTGTCGTCGCGGCTCACGTGTGGGGGCATTCGTGGCGGAAACAACACGTCATGTTTAGAACATACAACGAAGCGGTTGTCCTTATTCTGACCTCGCGGACTTTTCGCATTCCTAGCATTATGCATTTGCTACGCAGTCTGCTTCTAGTCGCGGCCAGGCAAGGGTTCTCCTTCTCTGCGGCGCACGTTCCCGGCGTGGAGAACTCCGTCGCTGACGCACTGTCTCGTTTTAATTATCAGGCCTTCCTCACACTCGCGCCTTGGGCTGCCCCGTCACCTACCTCAATACCCCAGGCGGTCCTGGTAGAGCTAACACAGCCA